From the Streptomyces nigrescens genome, one window contains:
- a CDS encoding S1C family serine protease, giving the protein MDDGKAAGPKLKWWSRPGGTPGTEPSAEAGPQTVPSAGSPADGTRTEGTGTSDVHSAEDWLVRPPEQGGAPDGTAGSPDGTTGSPDGSGPAGAAVTDTSGPAEELTARTPHAPGTSAGQQTEDWTVRPPEPRNGSVAPAPPGGAEAAEVPDTADELTPAQGSVAAVDGTDQGTAGAVDGRTAGGARPAAATVTLGQVRADARDGATPAAGTPDAAATTATTAQTTTAAAPAPEAAPVPPVAPPSAEAPGTAPQRQQPLHAEDPYGTPPYGGPGPWAPAPPVQRPMATPAQGTVLPPQTAALPPYGAPAAPQHAMQAPAYPGPPPPAAPPGAPGEERAPGAEQPHPAGAADTAHPQPATEPAAPHRPGLQKPGAPQPAPGRSAAPGPTGSQSAPLDPAAGPDAAQEGADGAFVPHPGDGGPRPASATAPYPAGPQPGTPGPGDGGPAVAPGHAPARQGAWQQYDPWSAPLQGGPVAPPPGRRGRRAPLVAGAVALALLAGGVGGCIGAYVERYGGISDIKLPQSAAEEGGRKPDSVAGIAQTALPGVVTLHVRGGAEQGTGTGFVLDHQGHILTNNHVVEPAGSGGEISVTFSGGQTAKAKVVGRDGGYDLAVVQVEGVAGLRPLTLGNSDSVRVGDPVVAIGAPFDLANTVTSGIISAKQRPITAGGKKGDGSDVSYVDALQTDAPINPGNSGGPLVDAKARVIGINSAIRAADSGSGLDGGAQGGSIGLGFAIPINQAKRVAEELINTGRATHPVIGVTLEMEYAGDGARVSERSKDGKEPVLPGGPGAKAGIKAGDVITKVDGAPVHSGEELIVKIRSHRPGDTLVLTLQRDGKERSVRLSLGSSSTG; this is encoded by the coding sequence ATGGACGACGGTAAGGCCGCCGGGCCGAAGCTGAAGTGGTGGAGCCGTCCGGGGGGTACCCCGGGCACGGAACCGTCCGCCGAGGCCGGTCCGCAGACGGTGCCGTCCGCCGGCAGCCCGGCGGACGGGACGCGGACCGAGGGCACCGGCACGTCCGACGTGCACAGCGCCGAGGACTGGCTCGTGCGTCCGCCGGAGCAGGGGGGAGCACCGGACGGGACGGCGGGCTCGCCTGACGGGACGACGGGCTCGCCGGACGGGTCCGGACCGGCCGGTGCCGCGGTGACCGATACGTCCGGGCCGGCGGAGGAATTGACCGCCCGGACGCCCCACGCGCCGGGCACGTCCGCCGGGCAGCAGACGGAGGACTGGACCGTGCGTCCGCCGGAGCCGCGGAACGGCTCGGTGGCGCCCGCGCCGCCCGGAGGGGCCGAAGCGGCCGAAGTGCCCGATACCGCCGATGAGTTGACCCCGGCCCAGGGTTCCGTAGCCGCCGTGGACGGTACGGACCAGGGGACTGCCGGGGCCGTGGACGGCCGGACCGCCGGCGGTGCGCGCCCGGCCGCGGCGACCGTGACGCTCGGTCAGGTGCGCGCTGACGCACGGGACGGGGCCACACCGGCTGCCGGGACCCCGGACGCCGCCGCCACTACGGCCACGACGGCCCAGACGACCACCGCGGCCGCCCCCGCACCCGAAGCCGCTCCGGTGCCGCCCGTTGCGCCCCCCTCGGCCGAGGCCCCGGGCACGGCGCCCCAGCGGCAGCAGCCACTGCACGCCGAGGACCCGTACGGCACCCCTCCGTACGGCGGCCCCGGACCCTGGGCGCCCGCGCCGCCCGTACAGCGGCCGATGGCGACCCCCGCACAGGGCACGGTGCTGCCGCCGCAGACCGCAGCGCTGCCCCCGTACGGCGCCCCGGCCGCCCCGCAGCACGCGATGCAGGCCCCCGCCTACCCGGGCCCGCCGCCGCCCGCCGCGCCCCCGGGCGCGCCCGGCGAGGAGCGCGCACCGGGCGCCGAGCAGCCGCACCCGGCCGGGGCGGCCGACACCGCACACCCCCAACCCGCCACCGAACCGGCCGCCCCCCACCGGCCGGGACTCCAGAAGCCCGGCGCCCCGCAGCCCGCTCCCGGCCGGTCCGCGGCCCCCGGGCCCACCGGCTCGCAGAGCGCCCCCCTGGACCCCGCGGCCGGACCCGACGCCGCACAGGAGGGCGCGGACGGCGCCTTCGTCCCCCACCCCGGCGACGGCGGCCCCCGCCCGGCCTCGGCGACCGCGCCCTACCCGGCCGGGCCGCAGCCCGGCACCCCCGGACCCGGCGACGGCGGCCCGGCCGTCGCCCCCGGGCACGCCCCCGCCCGCCAGGGCGCCTGGCAGCAGTACGACCCCTGGAGCGCGCCGCTGCAGGGCGGGCCCGTCGCTCCGCCGCCCGGCCGGCGCGGCCGGCGTGCGCCGCTGGTCGCCGGTGCGGTGGCGCTCGCCCTGCTCGCGGGCGGCGTCGGCGGCTGCATCGGCGCGTATGTCGAGCGCTACGGCGGCATCAGCGACATCAAGCTTCCGCAGTCCGCGGCCGAGGAGGGGGGCCGTAAGCCCGACAGCGTCGCCGGGATCGCGCAGACCGCGCTGCCCGGGGTGGTCACGCTCCACGTACGGGGCGGCGCCGAACAGGGGACGGGCACCGGCTTCGTCCTCGACCACCAGGGGCACATCCTCACCAACAACCACGTCGTCGAACCGGCCGGCAGCGGCGGCGAGATCTCGGTGACCTTCAGCGGCGGCCAGACGGCCAAGGCCAAGGTCGTCGGCCGGGACGGCGGCTACGACCTCGCCGTCGTCCAGGTGGAGGGCGTCGCGGGGCTGCGGCCGCTCACGCTCGGCAACTCCGACTCGGTGCGGGTCGGCGACCCTGTGGTGGCGATCGGCGCGCCCTTCGACCTCGCCAACACCGTCACATCCGGGATCATCAGCGCCAAGCAGCGCCCGATCACCGCGGGCGGCAAGAAGGGCGACGGCAGCGATGTGTCGTATGTGGACGCGCTGCAGACCGACGCCCCCATCAACCCGGGCAACTCCGGCGGCCCGCTGGTGGACGCCAAGGCGCGGGTGATCGGCATCAACAGCGCCATCCGCGCGGCCGACAGCGGCAGCGGCCTGGACGGCGGCGCCCAGGGCGGCAGCATAGGGCTGGGCTTCGCCATACCCATCAACCAGGCCAAGCGGGTGGCCGAGGAGCTGATCAACACCGGCCGGGCGACACACCCGGTGATCGGCGTCACGTTGGAGATGGAGTACGCCGGCGACGGGGCGCGGGTCAGCGAGCGCAGCAAGGACGGCAAGGAGCCGGTCCTCCCGGGCGGCCCCGGCGCCAAGGCCGGGATCAAGGCCGGCGATGTGATCACCAAGGTGGACGGTGCCCCGGTGCACAGCGGTGAGGAGCTGATCGTCAAGATCCGCAGCCACCGGCCCGGCGACACGCTGGTGCTGACCCTCCAAAGGGACGGTAAGGAACGGTCCGTCCGGCTCAGCCTGGGATCCTCCAGTACGGGCTGA
- a CDS encoding anti-sigma factor family protein — MSGNGGPSPAEQHLGDRLAALVDGELGHDARERVLAHLATCGKCKAEADAQRRLKDVFAQAAPPGPSEGLLARLQQLPGGDPEGPGSRLGNGGLGRGDFARGGGAFRYVPSGGHSGHAMAALPVQPRGRGFRLPETDRPAQRRRFAFAAAGAVSLAAFALGGALPLEAAVDLPGGRVEGGGTAVTPLSATPAADSGSLLRGAEYHAQNPSSGSRQPSGGPTLAPAPSAMALYGPSTAPGPYASASSAPPAPAGRFGLSPLIAATGPASAYHFAPLTAVTGNTPVRKNPPALPPLEPKRPLIGSAVAAAPSAEGGAPARH, encoded by the coding sequence GTGAGCGGCAACGGCGGTCCGTCCCCCGCCGAGCAGCATCTCGGCGACCGCCTTGCGGCCCTGGTCGACGGCGAGTTGGGGCATGACGCGCGCGAGCGGGTGCTCGCGCATCTTGCGACCTGCGGCAAATGCAAGGCAGAGGCCGACGCCCAGCGTCGGCTGAAAGACGTCTTCGCCCAGGCGGCGCCCCCCGGCCCCTCCGAGGGCCTGCTGGCGCGTCTGCAGCAGCTGCCCGGCGGTGACCCCGAGGGTCCCGGCAGCCGGCTCGGCAACGGCGGTCTCGGACGCGGCGACTTCGCCAGAGGTGGCGGCGCGTTCCGCTATGTCCCCTCCGGCGGCCACTCCGGCCATGCCATGGCGGCGCTGCCCGTCCAGCCCCGGGGCCGCGGCTTCCGGCTGCCCGAGACCGACCGCCCCGCCCAGCGGCGCCGGTTCGCCTTCGCGGCGGCCGGTGCGGTCTCCCTCGCGGCCTTCGCGCTGGGCGGCGCCCTCCCGCTGGAAGCGGCCGTCGACCTGCCCGGCGGACGCGTCGAGGGCGGCGGCACGGCCGTCACCCCGCTCAGCGCCACCCCGGCCGCAGACAGCGGTTCCCTGCTCCGCGGCGCGGAGTACCACGCCCAGAACCCCTCGTCCGGCAGTCGGCAGCCGTCCGGCGGTCCGACCCTGGCCCCCGCCCCCAGCGCCATGGCCCTGTACGGCCCGAGTACGGCACCCGGCCCCTATGCGTCGGCGTCGTCGGCACCGCCCGCACCGGCCGGGCGCTTCGGCCTCTCGCCGCTGATAGCCGCGACCGGTCCGGCCTCGGCGTATCACTTCGCGCCCCTGACAGCCGTGACCGGCAACACCCCGGTGCGCAAGAACCCGCCGGCGCTCCCGCCGCTGGAGCCCAAGCGCCCGCTGATCGGCTCCGCTGTCGCAGCGGCCCCCTCCGCCGAGGGCGGAGCCCCCGCCCGGCACTGA
- the sigE gene encoding RNA polymerase sigma factor SigE, whose translation MTNTADRFRPHGPKGRGGAPTADSATTATFAADADAQAWTPPSWEEIVSTHSARVYRLAYRLTGNQHDAEDLTQEVFVRVFRSLSTYTPGTFEGWLHRITTNLFLDMVRRRQRIRFDALGDDAAERLPSREPSPQQHFNDTHFDADVQQALDTLAPEFRAAVVLCDIEGLSYEEIAATLGVKLGTVRSRIHRGRSHLRKSLKHRAPATRAEEREQRRSLAVVPSQEVGIA comes from the coding sequence GTGACAAACACTGCTGACCGTTTCCGCCCCCATGGCCCGAAGGGCAGGGGAGGGGCTCCCACCGCCGACTCCGCGACCACCGCGACCTTTGCCGCAGACGCGGATGCGCAGGCGTGGACCCCGCCCAGCTGGGAGGAGATCGTCAGCACCCACAGTGCACGGGTCTACCGCCTCGCCTACCGCCTCACCGGCAATCAACACGACGCCGAAGACCTCACCCAGGAGGTGTTCGTCCGCGTCTTCCGTTCGCTGTCGACGTACACCCCCGGCACCTTCGAGGGCTGGCTGCACCGCATCACGACCAACCTCTTCCTGGACATGGTCCGGCGCCGTCAGCGTATTCGCTTCGATGCGCTCGGTGACGATGCCGCCGAGCGGCTCCCCAGCCGTGAGCCCTCCCCGCAGCAGCACTTCAACGACACCCACTTCGACGCCGATGTGCAGCAGGCGCTGGACACCCTGGCGCCCGAGTTCCGTGCCGCCGTCGTCCTGTGCGACATCGAGGGCCTGTCCTACGAGGAGATCGCCGCGACCCTGGGCGTCAAGCTCGGCACGGTCCGCAGCCGTATCCACCGTGGCCGCTCCCATCTGCGCAAGTCCCTCAAGCACCGTGCCCCGGCCACCCGCGCCGAAGAGCGCGAGCAGCGGCGCTCGCTGGCCGTGGTGCCCTCGCAGGAGGTCGGAATCGCGTGA
- a CDS encoding O-methyltransferase: MRQLRGQERAITGNRQTSLAFAEAYGAGTIDDSAEAALHWSRDRAREAGIRAVTTGTGAALRLLAAAVDAKAVAEIGTGTGVSGIYLLHGMRPDGVLTTVDLEPERQGFAKQAFRAAGFAGNRARFIPGRALDVLPRLADGGYDLVYCDGDLMECLEYLAESLRLLRPGGLVCFEGVFADGRTVDSAVQPAEVLRLRELLRAVRESTTLVPSLLPVGDGLLCAVKRG, from the coding sequence TTGCGTCAACTACGGGGACAGGAGAGGGCCATTACCGGCAACCGGCAGACGAGCTTGGCATTCGCCGAGGCGTACGGCGCCGGGACCATCGACGACAGCGCCGAGGCCGCCCTGCACTGGTCCCGCGACCGGGCACGGGAAGCCGGTATCCGCGCGGTGACCACCGGCACCGGCGCCGCCCTCCGTCTGCTCGCCGCCGCCGTGGACGCCAAGGCGGTCGCCGAGATCGGCACCGGCACCGGCGTGTCGGGCATCTACCTCCTGCACGGCATGCGGCCCGACGGCGTGCTGACCACCGTGGACCTCGAACCCGAGCGGCAGGGGTTCGCCAAGCAGGCGTTCCGCGCCGCGGGCTTCGCCGGCAACCGCGCCCGCTTCATCCCCGGCCGCGCCCTGGACGTACTGCCCCGGCTCGCGGACGGCGGATACGACCTCGTGTACTGCGACGGCGACCTGATGGAGTGCTTGGAGTACCTCGCTGAATCGTTGCGTCTGCTGCGCCCCGGCGGCCTGGTGTGCTTCGAGGGCGTCTTCGCGGACGGCCGTACGGTCGATTCGGCGGTGCAGCCCGCCGAGGTGCTGCGGCTGCGGGAACTGCTGCGGGCCGTGAGGGAGAGCACGACACTCGTGCCGTCCCTGCTGCCGGTCGGCGACGGACTGCTCTGCGCGGTCAAGCGCGGTTGA
- a CDS encoding DUF3117 domain-containing protein gives MAAMKPRTGDGPLEVTKEGRGIVMRVPLEGGGRLVVELTPDEAKALGEALDKVTV, from the coding sequence ATGGCGGCCATGAAGCCGCGGACGGGCGACGGCCCGCTCGAGGTGACCAAGGAGGGGCGGGGCATCGTCATGCGTGTTCCGCTCGAAGGCGGCGGGCGGCTCGTCGTCGAGCTGACCCCCGACGAAGCCAAGGCCCTGGGTGAGGCCCTGGACAAGGTCACCGTCTGA
- a CDS encoding enoyl-CoA hydratase-related protein, whose protein sequence is MADTVLYDVTDGLATITLNRPDAMNALNIEAKVQLRDTLKEAAADTAVRAVLLTATGRAFCVGQDLKEHIGLLAEDRATGSGKTMNTVREHYNPIVTALTEMPKPVVAGVNGVAAGAGAGFAMAADYRVVADSASFNTSFAGVALTADSGMSWTLPRLIGRSRAADLLLFPRNISAQEAYDLGIANKVVPAEELAGAAAAVARRLAQGPTAAYAAIKESLAYGAGHSLVETLGKEDELQGRAGASEDHRIAVEAFVKKEKPVFLGR, encoded by the coding sequence ATGGCCGACACCGTGCTCTATGACGTGACCGACGGACTGGCGACGATCACGCTCAACCGCCCGGACGCGATGAACGCGCTGAACATCGAGGCGAAGGTCCAGCTGCGGGACACCCTCAAGGAGGCCGCCGCCGACACCGCCGTGCGCGCCGTGCTGCTGACCGCCACCGGGCGCGCCTTCTGCGTCGGGCAGGACCTCAAGGAGCACATCGGCCTGCTGGCCGAGGACCGGGCCACCGGCTCCGGGAAGACCATGAACACCGTGCGTGAGCACTACAACCCCATCGTGACGGCGCTGACCGAGATGCCCAAGCCCGTGGTGGCGGGCGTCAACGGAGTGGCCGCGGGCGCCGGCGCGGGCTTCGCGATGGCCGCCGACTACCGCGTGGTCGCCGACTCCGCCTCCTTCAACACCTCCTTCGCGGGTGTCGCGCTGACCGCCGACTCCGGGATGTCCTGGACGCTGCCGCGGCTGATCGGCCGGAGCAGGGCCGCCGATCTGCTGCTCTTCCCGCGCAACATCAGCGCCCAGGAGGCGTACGACCTGGGGATCGCCAACAAGGTCGTACCGGCCGAGGAGCTGGCCGGGGCGGCCGCGGCCGTCGCCCGCCGGCTCGCCCAGGGCCCGACGGCCGCGTATGCCGCGATCAAGGAGTCGCTGGCCTACGGGGCGGGGCACTCGCTCGTCGAGACCCTCGGCAAGGAGGACGAACTGCAGGGCCGGGCCGGGGCGTCGGAGGACCACCGGATCGCGGTCGAGGCGTTCGTGAAGAAGGAGAAGCCGGTCTTCCTGGGGCGCTGA
- a CDS encoding DNA-3-methyladenine glycosylase I translates to MSGVVREPDGIPRCPWGMESAQMADYRAYHDTEWGLPVHGDDALFERMSLEAFQSGLSWITILRRRPGFRAAFAGFRIPEVARFTDADAERLLTDPGIIRNRAKIAATINNAKVAAELAPGELDELIWSYAPARAGRPVPRTVGDLQPTTPESTALAKDLKKRGFRFVGPTTAYAMMQACGLVNDHLAECHVRAAVEAAAG, encoded by the coding sequence ATGAGCGGCGTGGTGAGGGAACCGGACGGCATCCCGCGCTGCCCGTGGGGGATGGAGTCGGCGCAGATGGCCGACTACCGCGCCTACCACGACACCGAATGGGGCCTGCCGGTCCACGGCGACGACGCCCTCTTCGAGCGGATGAGCCTGGAGGCGTTCCAGTCCGGGCTCTCCTGGATCACGATCCTGCGCCGCCGCCCCGGCTTCCGCGCCGCGTTCGCCGGCTTCCGGATCCCGGAGGTGGCGCGGTTCACGGACGCGGACGCCGAGCGGCTGCTCACCGACCCCGGCATCATCCGCAACCGCGCCAAGATCGCCGCGACGATCAACAACGCCAAGGTCGCCGCCGAGCTGGCCCCCGGTGAGCTCGACGAGCTGATCTGGTCCTACGCCCCCGCCCGGGCCGGCCGGCCGGTGCCGCGCACCGTCGGCGATCTCCAGCCGACGACCCCGGAGTCCACGGCGCTCGCCAAGGACCTCAAGAAGCGCGGCTTCCGCTTCGTCGGCCCGACCACCGCCTACGCGATGATGCAGGCGTGCGGCCTGGTCAACGACCATCTGGCGGAGTGCCACGTCCGGGCGGCAGTGGAGGCGGCCGCCGGCTGA
- a CDS encoding DivIVA domain-containing protein — protein sequence MFWFLLIAMVVVVAAVTLVVVGGGDGGGLRDSEPDRLHDPLPEDRPVTRADVDAVRLPVTVRGYRMNDVDDVLDRLGAELAERDARIAELEAALAGAHASAMGGPGLIQDGPPVLGPVPEAGPAPGPGDRESADGPEVPGKTPEGEERP from the coding sequence GTGTTCTGGTTCTTGCTGATCGCGATGGTCGTGGTGGTGGCCGCGGTCACGCTCGTGGTCGTCGGCGGCGGTGACGGTGGGGGGCTGCGGGATTCCGAGCCGGACCGGCTGCACGACCCGCTGCCGGAGGACCGCCCCGTGACCCGCGCCGATGTGGACGCCGTCCGCCTTCCGGTGACCGTCCGTGGCTACCGCATGAACGACGTCGACGACGTCCTGGACCGCCTCGGCGCCGAACTCGCCGAGCGGGACGCCCGGATCGCCGAGCTGGAGGCCGCGCTGGCCGGTGCGCATGCCTCCGCCATGGGCGGCCCGGGGCTGATACAGGACGGCCCGCCGGTGCTCGGGCCGGTGCCGGAGGCGGGTCCCGCCCCCGGGCCCGGCGACCGGGAATCCGCTGACGGACCCGAGGTCCCCGGCAAGACCCCGGAAGGCGAGGAGCGGCCATGA
- the folP gene encoding dihydropteroate synthase, whose translation MLRLGNREFGAHDAVIMAIVNRTPDSFYDQGATFRDEPALARVEQAVADGAAIIDIGGVKAGPGEEVSAEEEARRTVGFVAEVRKRFPDVVISVDTWRHEVGEAVCEAGADVLNDAWGGVDPRLAEVAARYDVGLVCTHAGGAEPRTRPHRVTYDDVMDDILRVTLGLAERAVELGVRRDAIMIDPGHDFGKNTRHSLEATRRLGEMKDTGWPVLVSLSNKDFVGETLDKPVKERVLGTLATTAVSAWLGAQVYRVHEVAETRQVLDMVASIAGHRPPAVARRGLA comes from the coding sequence ATGCTGCGGCTGGGGAATCGCGAGTTCGGCGCGCACGATGCGGTGATCATGGCGATCGTCAACAGGACGCCGGACTCGTTCTACGACCAGGGCGCCACGTTCCGTGACGAGCCCGCCCTCGCCCGGGTGGAACAGGCGGTGGCCGACGGTGCCGCGATCATCGACATCGGCGGCGTCAAGGCCGGTCCCGGCGAGGAGGTCAGCGCCGAGGAGGAGGCCCGCCGCACGGTCGGGTTCGTCGCCGAGGTCCGCAAGCGCTTCCCCGACGTGGTGATCAGCGTCGACACCTGGCGGCACGAGGTCGGCGAGGCCGTGTGCGAGGCCGGCGCCGATGTGCTCAACGACGCCTGGGGCGGCGTCGATCCGCGGCTCGCGGAGGTCGCGGCGCGCTATGACGTCGGCCTGGTGTGCACCCACGCGGGCGGCGCGGAGCCGCGTACCCGGCCGCACCGGGTGACGTACGACGACGTCATGGACGACATCCTGCGGGTGACGCTCGGACTGGCGGAGCGGGCCGTGGAGTTGGGCGTCCGGCGGGACGCGATCATGATCGATCCGGGGCACGACTTCGGGAAGAACACCCGGCACAGCCTGGAGGCGACCCGCCGGCTGGGCGAGATGAAGGACACGGGCTGGCCGGTGCTGGTCTCGCTGTCCAACAAGGACTTCGTCGGCGAGACGCTCGACAAGCCGGTCAAGGAACGGGTGCTCGGCACCCTGGCGACCACCGCCGTCTCGGCCTGGCTCGGCGCCCAGGTCTACCGCGTCCACGAGGTCGCCGAGACCCGGCAGGTACTGGACATGGTGGCCTCGATCGCCGGCCACCGGCCCCCGGCGGTCGCCCGCCGGGGACTGGCGTGA